A genomic window from Euleptes europaea isolate rEulEur1 chromosome 9, rEulEur1.hap1, whole genome shotgun sequence includes:
- the DRD5 gene encoding D(1B) dopamine receptor translates to MAMRMLTASALSLLVAWTLLGNGLVCAALVGCRRLRARVSSVFLASLAVSDLLVALLVMPWKAAAEVAGHWPFGAFCRVWVAFDILCSTASILSLCAIALDRCWAVCSPFGYERRMTPRRALAAAALAWALALAVSFLPVQLDWHRRPDAAAPRDGSAPPPARRCDARLNRAYALSSSLVSFYIPGAVMLVAYGRIYRVARGQIRRISSLERAAERARRCRGGPRTPTAPPRAAPRHEARVLRTLALLVGVFVGCWLPFFVLNCLAPFCPPGRDGAGPPCVSDATFDVFAWVGWANSSLNPLIYACNADFRKVFSGLLGCGHRGPSAPRETANLTRELLSCRHDPLPPPRRLPSACPAGSPHTPAPLPCPGTGPQSPEPTDCQLDLSLGAPSPCTPQGLC, encoded by the exons ATGGCTATGCGTATGCTAACGGcga GCGCGCTGTCGCTGCTGGTGGCCTGGACGCTGCTGGGCAACGGGCTGGTGTGCGCCGCCCTCGTGGGCTGCCGCCGGCTGCGCGCCCGGGTGAGCAGCGTCTTCCTGGCCTCGCTGGCCGTGTCGGACCTGCTGGTGGCGCTGCTGGTGATGCCCTGGAAGGCGGCGGCCGAGGTGGCGGGCCACTGGCCCTTCGGCGCCTTCTGCCGCGTGTGGGTGGCCTTCGACATCCTCTGCTCCACCGCCTCCATCCTCAGCCTGTGCGCCATCGCGCTGGACCGCTGCTGGGCCGTGTGCAGCCCCTTCGGCTACGAGCGCCGCATGACCCCGCGCCGGGCCCTGGCCGCCGCCGCCCTGGCCTGGGCCCTGGCCCTCGCCGTCTCCTTCCTGCCCGTCCAGCTCGACTGGCACCGCCGCCCCGACGCGGCGGCCCCGCGCGACGGCAGCGCGCCCCCGCCGGCCCGGCGCTGCGACGCCCGCCTGAACCGCGCCTACGCCCTCTCCTCGTCGCTGGTCAGCTTCTACATCCCGGGGGCCGTCATGCTGGTGGCCTACGGCCGCATCTACCGCGTCGCCCGGGGCCAGATCCGGCGCATCTCCTCGCTGGAGCGGGCGGCCGAGCGGGCCCGGCGCTGCCGCGGCGGCCCCCGGACCCCGACGGCCCCGCCGCGCGCCGCGCCGCGCCACGAGGCGCGCGTGCTCCGGACGCTGGCCCTCCTCGTGGGCGTCTTCGTgggctgctggctgcccttcttcGTGCTCAACTGCCTGGCGCCCTTCTGCCCGCCCGGCCGCGACGGCGCCGGCCCGCCCTGCGTCAGCGACGCCACCTTCGACGTCTTCGCCTGGGTCGGCTGGGCCAACTCCTCGCTCAACCCGCTCATCTACGCCTGCAACGCCGACTTCCGCAAGGTCTTCTCCGGCCTGCTGGGCTGCGGCCACCGCGGCCCCTCTGCGCCCCGGGAGACGGCCAACCTCACCCGCGAGCTCCTCTCCTGCCGCCACGACCCGCTCCCGCCGCCCCGGCGCCTGCCCTCTGCCTGCCCGGCCGGCAGCCCCCACACCCCAGCCCCCCTGCCCTGCCCGGGCACCGGGCCCCAGTCGCCCGAGCCCACCGACTGCCAGCTGGATCTCTCGCTTGGTGCCCCgtccccctgcaccccccaggGGCTGTGCTGA